AAAGGCGATAAAAAGACACATGCCAGTGGAATCGATGGCTGCGGTGGCCACCTGCAGATTCCTCGACAGCTCAACCTGGCCTTCCTTTGTCAGGGGATCAACATTGCCACCGACGTTGAGGATATTGGTGGCAATGGTATATCCCATGGTATGGTCGGCACCCTGGGTGGAGGTGGCATAGGTTATGCCGATACCCTTGATGGCCCGTGGGTCATAGGCGGGTATGGCCTGGTTCTTCACAACCGGTACCCTGGTGAGCCCAAAAGCCCTGCCCACGGCTCCAGCACCGTTGCCAATAATGCGACCGAGAGCACTCCCCGAGGCGACTTCTTCTTTCAAAATTCTGCAGACACCAGCACCATCGCCAAATTCGAGTACACCGCCCTCCATGGCTACCCCCATGGCTACAGAAGTTTCAATGGTGTCGATGCCGATGTCATCCATGATCCTGTCGGCTTCGGCAATATGATCAAGGTTATCAACACAACAGTCGGCTCCCATGGCCCAGATAGATTCATATTCAAACCCGGAGGTGAGTTTTTCCTTTTTGGCATCGTGATAGACCTGAGAACACTGAATGACACATCCAGCGTGGCAGTTGTGCTTGACCTTGCCGCCCCGTTCGAGGATGGTGTCATGCATGGTTTCACCGGAAATAGCCTCATGGCCGTCAAACTGGCCGCTGGTGAAGTTACGGGTGGGCAGTCCTCCGGCTTCGTTGATGATGTTGACCAGGACATTGGTGCCATACTGACCGAGTCCCTGGCTGATCGGGTGGTCCACAAGCGCCTTGGCAAAGACCCGGTTGGCCTGTTTGAATTTGTCCGGATCGGCGATGGCCACTTTCCCGTCTTTTGGATCAATGGTGATAAATTTAATTTTCTTGGAGCCCATGACGGCACCAAGACCACCACGACCACTGGATCTGAGACCTCCATCCGGATCCTTGATGGAAATATTGGCGGCAGCGAGCCGCATTTCTCCGGCCTGGCCGATGGTGAGAACGGCCTGTTTACCTTCAAGCCGGCTATCGAGGACGGAGAGCACTTCAAAATTGCCTTTTCCGATCAGTTCTGTCTCTTCATTGATGGTGATGCCCTCGGGGGTCAGCGCCAGGCTGTACCATTTGTCCTCCCCCGGCACCCCTTCAATGATAATGGCCTTGCATCCTGCTCTGGCGAGGAGCTGGGCAGCTGTTCCGCCTGCGTTTGACTCCTTTATTGTACCTGTGAGAGGGCTTTTGGCGCCGATTGAGATTCGTCCGGAGTTTGCTGCTACAGTGCCGGAGAGCAGGCCCGGTGCGATGACCAGTTTATTGGCAGAACCAAGAGGGTGACATGTGGGGTTCACTTCCGCGGCAACAATGGTTGATGTCAGGCCGCGACCACCGTGTCCGGCCCACTCCGCCGGAACTTCTTCAACGGATGTGGTAAGTGTACTCATATTGACTCGAAAAATTTTATCAGTCATATTTTTCTCCTTTTAAGGTTGATTCAGGTGAATGGAAAATGAACAATAAAGGAACCCTGAAGCTAGAATGTTTTTATCATTGTTCATATAGAACCTTGCCGCAATCCCGCAGGTTGTAACCTCCCAGGGAAAGAATTGTTTCATGAAAAGTGCTATCCGTACGAATCAGATCAAGAACGGTTTTTACTTTGCTCTCTTCTAAAAAGGTTTTTGGTATAATGAGATCGTATCTTTCTTCAGCTATTGGTACAAAATCAAGGCCAAGGGCATTGGCGGCGGCCCGGATGCCAAGGCCCGCGTCAACGCTGTTGCTGGCAACCGCAGCAGCTACTGACATATGGGTGTATTCCTCATGCCCGTATCCCTGGAGATCAGCAGGATCAATGCCTTCTTCGGCCAGAATCTTGT
The DNA window shown above is from Desulfomarina profundi and carries:
- a CDS encoding aldehyde ferredoxin oxidoreductase C-terminal domain-containing protein → MTDKIFRVNMSTLTTSVEEVPAEWAGHGGRGLTSTIVAAEVNPTCHPLGSANKLVIAPGLLSGTVAANSGRISIGAKSPLTGTIKESNAGGTAAQLLARAGCKAIIIEGVPGEDKWYSLALTPEGITINEETELIGKGNFEVLSVLDSRLEGKQAVLTIGQAGEMRLAAANISIKDPDGGLRSSGRGGLGAVMGSKKIKFITIDPKDGKVAIADPDKFKQANRVFAKALVDHPISQGLGQYGTNVLVNIINEAGGLPTRNFTSGQFDGHEAISGETMHDTILERGGKVKHNCHAGCVIQCSQVYHDAKKEKLTSGFEYESIWAMGADCCVDNLDHIAEADRIMDDIGIDTIETSVAMGVAMEGGVLEFGDGAGVCRILKEEVASGSALGRIIGNGAGAVGRAFGLTRVPVVKNQAIPAYDPRAIKGIGITYATSTQGADHTMGYTIATNILNVGGNVDPLTKEGQVELSRNLQVATAAIDSTGMCLFIAFAALDNETCLPALVDMLNARFDLNLTGDDVVSLGQSILKTERAFNSAAGFTAADDRLPEFFYTEPLPPHNTVFDFSDEEIATFWDF